Proteins from a genomic interval of Fuerstiella sp.:
- a CDS encoding transketolase — protein sequence MSVAPQFPVPLREYKPVALDPANPTLTAEQNKTLRTNIQLCRDAIVFFTAVAGARGLGGHTGGAYDTVPETLIMHGFMKHAEAGGTYDVLPIFFDEAGHRVATQYLMAALEGDLEIERLLHYREYLSQLPGHPERGFTPGVKFSSGRLGHMWPFVNGVALANPQKTVFMLGSDGSQMEGNDAEAARLAVAQNLNIKLLIDDNDVTIAGHPSEYLPGFDVSQTLEGHGLNVSVGDGEDLDDLYSRMCAAVTTPGPIALMNRRRMCVGIEGLEGSAHGHDVIKADVAKTYLVSRGRKDAADYLDSVEKGPGGPSHAGSDGASTGKNRDLFGRILNEILDEIPEKRRVASVRVFDCDLEGSCGLNHVRATHPEVFVRGGIMERGNFSAAAGFGYQEGCQGIYGTFSAFLEMVVSEITMARLNQASVLAHFSHAGCDDMADNTCHFGLNNMFAANGLPDGGKDNTRLYFPADQHQFRACLKTIFPHPGLRFIFSTRSGVPDLLNEDGTRFFGDDYEFVPGQDEIIREGTAGYIVTFGETTYRALDAVTRLKNEGVDVGLVCKATLNVYDESVMERLVNSPAVLVAESFNVNTGLGSRFGTELLRRGFKGSYNNIGTNKEGSGGLWQQMGYQGIDADGILEAARNLK from the coding sequence ATGTCTGTCGCCCCCCAGTTTCCTGTTCCTTTGCGCGAATACAAGCCTGTTGCCCTGGATCCTGCGAACCCGACGCTGACAGCTGAGCAAAACAAGACGCTGCGAACCAATATTCAGCTTTGTCGGGACGCGATCGTTTTCTTCACAGCTGTTGCCGGAGCCAGGGGGCTTGGCGGGCACACCGGCGGGGCATACGATACTGTCCCCGAAACACTGATTATGCACGGCTTCATGAAGCACGCTGAAGCCGGCGGAACTTACGATGTCCTGCCGATCTTCTTTGATGAGGCCGGTCATCGCGTGGCAACTCAATATCTTATGGCCGCGCTGGAAGGGGATCTGGAAATTGAACGCCTGCTGCACTATCGCGAATATCTGTCCCAACTGCCAGGTCACCCCGAGCGTGGATTCACCCCCGGCGTAAAATTTTCTTCGGGCCGACTCGGGCACATGTGGCCGTTTGTGAACGGGGTCGCACTGGCCAACCCTCAAAAAACGGTATTCATGCTGGGCTCAGACGGTTCACAGATGGAAGGCAATGACGCAGAGGCCGCTCGTCTGGCAGTCGCTCAGAATTTGAACATTAAATTGCTCATCGACGACAACGATGTCACAATCGCAGGACATCCGTCCGAGTATCTGCCGGGCTTCGATGTTTCGCAGACACTTGAGGGTCATGGCCTGAACGTGAGTGTTGGCGATGGTGAGGACCTGGACGACCTGTATTCGAGAATGTGTGCGGCGGTGACAACGCCGGGACCTATTGCACTGATGAACCGTCGCAGGATGTGTGTCGGAATAGAGGGACTGGAAGGGAGCGCCCACGGGCACGATGTCATCAAGGCTGATGTCGCCAAAACCTATCTTGTTTCCCGTGGTCGGAAAGATGCCGCTGACTATCTGGATTCCGTTGAGAAAGGTCCGGGAGGACCGAGCCATGCAGGCTCAGATGGTGCCAGCACAGGGAAAAACAGGGATTTGTTTGGGCGCATCCTCAATGAGATTCTGGATGAGATTCCGGAAAAACGTCGCGTCGCCTCCGTTCGCGTGTTCGACTGTGATCTCGAAGGCAGCTGTGGGCTGAATCATGTGCGGGCCACTCACCCGGAAGTCTTTGTTCGGGGCGGAATCATGGAACGCGGTAATTTTTCGGCAGCGGCCGGCTTCGGCTATCAGGAGGGCTGTCAGGGAATCTACGGAACATTCAGTGCTTTTTTGGAAATGGTGGTTTCAGAGATCACCATGGCAAGATTAAACCAAGCCAGTGTGCTGGCCCACTTCAGCCACGCCGGCTGTGACGACATGGCGGACAACACCTGTCACTTTGGACTCAACAACATGTTTGCGGCCAACGGATTACCGGATGGCGGCAAAGACAATACCCGATTGTATTTTCCCGCCGATCAGCATCAGTTTCGCGCCTGTCTGAAGACGATTTTTCCTCATCCCGGACTTCGCTTTATCTTTTCCACACGTTCGGGTGTTCCCGATCTGTTGAACGAAGACGGCACCCGCTTCTTTGGTGACGATTACGAATTCGTACCGGGGCAGGATGAAATCATCCGTGAAGGTACCGCCGGTTATATCGTTACATTCGGTGAAACGACTTACCGTGCACTGGATGCGGTAACACGGCTCAAAAACGAGGGGGTGGATGTGGGACTTGTCTGCAAAGCGACACTGAATGTGTATGACGAGTCTGTGATGGAACGTCTGGTGAATTCACCGGCAGTCCTTGTGGCTGAGTCGTTTAACGTAAACACAGGATTGGGTTCCAGATTTGGGACAGAACTGCTGCGTCGGGGCTTCAAAGGGAGCTACAACAACATCGGGACCAACAAAGAGGGCTCGGGGGGACTGTGGCAGCAAATGGGCTATCAGGGCATTGATGCAGACGGCATTCTGGAAGCCGCGCGCAATTTGAAGTAG
- a CDS encoding ferredoxin family protein: protein MSDSQLSVVICQAQGRHPVRRALEHEITETLIREPGVHVTMVPHLYDMAQNHSGLEFLRSVPGTLIVLGWLYERASRWTLDRAGIRGVVGETLLKADEDQEDESSESPEFSGIGSVDVPDRQLFCIDLRASEDCQDFVEEIRRIKSECDRQPFDLMRWIEGTPKPDQLQRYLQPVEMLAAVQSQDAGDTTVNRDLLPEDTRRRWYPVIDYSRCTNCMECIDFCLFGVYGIDALDRILVEEQDNCKKGCPACSRVCPEHAIVFPQHKTPAIAGADGDVAGVKIDLSRLFGGETGLSAVDQAVRERDAELILDGRQAVGTSVGLKNREHDEFDDLMNEFDALEF from the coding sequence ATGTCCGATTCTCAGCTCAGCGTTGTCATTTGTCAGGCTCAGGGACGTCATCCGGTTCGCCGGGCGCTTGAACACGAGATCACAGAGACGCTGATTCGTGAACCGGGTGTCCATGTGACCATGGTGCCGCACCTGTATGATATGGCACAAAATCACTCAGGACTGGAGTTTCTACGTTCCGTACCTGGAACACTGATCGTTCTTGGCTGGCTGTATGAACGTGCATCACGCTGGACACTGGACAGAGCGGGAATCAGAGGCGTCGTTGGTGAAACTCTGCTGAAGGCAGATGAGGATCAGGAAGACGAATCGTCTGAATCACCGGAGTTCAGCGGTATCGGCAGCGTGGATGTTCCTGATCGTCAGTTGTTCTGCATTGATCTGCGGGCATCTGAAGACTGTCAGGATTTTGTTGAGGAAATCCGTCGGATTAAATCCGAGTGCGATCGGCAGCCGTTCGATTTGATGCGGTGGATTGAAGGAACGCCCAAGCCTGATCAGTTGCAGCGATATCTGCAGCCCGTTGAAATGCTGGCCGCCGTGCAGTCCCAGGATGCCGGTGACACCACTGTTAATCGGGATCTCCTGCCGGAAGACACGCGGCGTCGCTGGTATCCTGTTATTGACTACAGTCGTTGTACGAACTGCATGGAATGCATTGACTTCTGTTTGTTCGGCGTTTACGGCATCGATGCGCTTGATCGAATACTTGTTGAGGAACAGGACAACTGTAAAAAGGGATGTCCGGCCTGCAGTCGCGTTTGTCCGGAGCACGCCATTGTGTTTCCTCAGCACAAAACACCGGCAATTGCCGGTGCCGACGGAGATGTTGCCGGCGTGAAAATCGATCTATCCAGACTGTTCGGTGGAGAAACCGGTCTGTCTGCGGTCGATCAGGCAGTCCGCGAACGCGATGCAGAACTGATTCTGGACGGTCGTCAGGCGGTTGGAACGTCCGTGGGTTTGAAAAACCGCGAGCACGATGAATTCGACGATCTAATGAACGAATTCGATGCACTGGAATTCTAG
- a CDS encoding glycosyltransferase family 39 protein, whose translation MNSRLRNLNLRPSTAGGIVFLATIVILLSHYAIKYGLNDPPSLRGDELSYDMVSWNLAKGNGFSEQVNEPVFWEPYVVEGKITPAQARREQLKPVLVTHERPPLFPYLLSLFNRQFGRQFWSVRIINVLATSGTAGVLVWYLLRTGNFASALTGFVCFLIVDTRTRVYGRAVLTEATATFLLTIVTILLLLLLRHWRPRTLIQLGITAGLLVLDRTIFALWLPGLALIVGRLSYHTPTKNTDVHLPPSWKRALASASFFLAISGLVVLPWGVRNILQLKAPMPFGTQGMSQLPAGFSDLALERRGLWSAEPTHRLKREVAHFPTRQERDVARARLGRQEAIDWIWSHPTDSVRLAGMKIWQEYRPRLPGEWLICVMAVVGFLLTVRRPDTCVFIGLHLISCLVIAVTWSVEGRFVMPLMFTTHVFVARSVAILFDGGRGPAN comes from the coding sequence ATGAACAGCCGGCTCCGAAATTTGAATCTGCGTCCCAGCACGGCCGGTGGGATTGTCTTCCTGGCCACCATTGTCATCCTGCTAAGCCATTATGCGATTAAATACGGCCTTAACGATCCACCTTCGCTACGTGGCGACGAACTGTCGTATGACATGGTCAGCTGGAATTTGGCTAAAGGAAACGGCTTCTCTGAACAGGTCAACGAACCGGTATTCTGGGAGCCATATGTTGTTGAGGGCAAGATAACTCCAGCACAGGCACGCCGGGAACAGCTCAAGCCAGTGCTGGTGACACATGAGAGGCCTCCTTTGTTTCCGTACCTGCTGTCGCTGTTCAATCGACAATTTGGCCGTCAGTTCTGGAGCGTCCGTATCATCAACGTCCTGGCAACTTCCGGCACCGCCGGGGTGCTGGTCTGGTATCTGCTGAGGACGGGCAATTTCGCATCAGCATTAACCGGATTTGTGTGTTTTCTGATCGTCGATACCCGTACACGGGTTTACGGGCGCGCTGTCCTGACTGAGGCTACGGCCACCTTTCTGCTGACAATTGTGACGATACTGCTGTTGCTGCTGCTGCGACACTGGCGACCTCGGACACTGATCCAGCTCGGAATTACGGCGGGTCTGCTTGTTCTGGACCGCACAATTTTTGCATTGTGGCTACCCGGCCTGGCGTTAATTGTGGGTCGACTAAGCTACCACACACCGACGAAAAATACGGATGTACATCTGCCACCTTCCTGGAAACGAGCTCTGGCGTCAGCTTCCTTTTTTCTGGCGATTTCCGGACTGGTAGTGCTGCCGTGGGGCGTCCGCAACATTCTGCAGTTGAAGGCTCCGATGCCATTCGGAACACAGGGAATGTCCCAGTTGCCGGCTGGCTTCAGCGATCTTGCACTGGAACGGAGGGGACTCTGGAGCGCCGAACCCACACATCGTCTGAAACGCGAGGTGGCACACTTTCCCACTCGTCAGGAACGCGACGTCGCACGGGCGCGGCTGGGACGTCAGGAAGCGATCGACTGGATTTGGTCCCACCCAACGGATTCTGTGCGGTTGGCCGGGATGAAAATCTGGCAGGAATATCGGCCTCGCCTGCCAGGAGAATGGCTCATCTGTGTGATGGCGGTCGTCGGGTTTCTTTTGACTGTGCGCAGACCGGACACGTGCGTCTTTATTGGGCTGCACTTGATCAGCTGTCTTGTGATCGCCGTGACCTGGTCCGTCGAAGGACGATTCGTTATGCCCCTGATGTTCACGACGCACGTCTTCGTTGCCCGATCGGTTGCGATCCTGTTTGACGGCGGTCGTGGACCAGCCAACTGA
- a CDS encoding redoxin domain-containing protein, translated as MTYGRMFDLMSRFAFCSFRFVLLPVLFVWSGDPYQTSRVAAEDSPSEVTVAENDGAPLPEGHSGHGEVFNEGPRQAAYLMDGVGRIRFDVTSDIPEAVAFVHQGIGQLHGFWFFESERSFRQAAMIDPRCAITYWGMAMSNRENPDRARGFIKEAMERRDNASPREQLYIEALDRYFHAPDTDESEKEARSVKYIEDLESLLFEFPDDIEAKAFLCEFQWSSRNSGVMLNSYLAVDALIQQIHDLEPLHQAHHYRIHLWDKKKADKALASAALCGPAAPSIAHMWHMPGHIYSKLNRYHDAVYHQEASARVDHAHMIKDRVLPDQIHNFAHNNEWCIRNLIHIGRVHDAVKLAMNMIELPRHPEYNQIDKSGSYKYGRERLLDVLQTFQLYDQLIEVADSVWLQKTDDEAADVSVRRALACAYAVCGRVSDAETIRQQLNSDLTQVKIDQEQSVSDVETEVCGEEEDDVAVSEAAQDLETEYETRVTALRSAIDEIDGRLAAQRGDYDAAVRLLENAENVLPEDVVDVLLAAGRTEQALTKIIEHVEKSSGEVRPLAALLKTHRAAGNKDEVRQTFESLREISSVIDLDVPLFAELASVAAEFGYPGDWRVARELPADLGVRPSLDSLGPFRWQPTAAPEWTLQDVDGKSVSSVELGQSPKIMIFYLGSGCLHCAEQLQKFHPHADEFRDAGFDLLAISTDPQESLSTARERYDDDFAFSLFADPEMDVFRQYRCYDDFEQQPLHGTFVIDADGLIRWQDISFEPFMDPEFVLHEAQRLIRLSENQVGSGKEPACAVD; from the coding sequence ATGACCTATGGAAGAATGTTCGATCTGATGTCTCGCTTCGCCTTCTGTTCATTTCGATTTGTACTGCTGCCGGTCCTGTTCGTCTGGTCAGGAGATCCGTACCAGACGTCTCGAGTCGCAGCCGAAGACAGTCCGTCGGAAGTCACCGTTGCCGAAAATGACGGAGCCCCATTGCCCGAAGGACATTCAGGTCACGGGGAAGTCTTCAACGAAGGACCACGTCAGGCGGCTTATCTGATGGACGGTGTCGGCAGAATCAGATTTGACGTCACGTCGGATATCCCGGAAGCGGTCGCGTTTGTCCATCAGGGCATTGGTCAGCTTCACGGGTTTTGGTTTTTCGAATCGGAACGATCGTTTCGACAGGCGGCTATGATTGATCCCCGGTGCGCTATTACCTACTGGGGCATGGCCATGTCAAATCGGGAAAATCCTGATCGAGCCAGAGGTTTTATCAAAGAGGCCATGGAACGCCGCGACAATGCGTCGCCACGGGAACAGCTATACATTGAAGCACTTGACCGATATTTCCATGCGCCAGATACCGACGAATCAGAGAAGGAAGCACGATCCGTAAAATACATCGAGGATCTTGAATCGCTGCTGTTTGAATTTCCTGATGACATCGAGGCAAAAGCTTTCCTGTGTGAGTTTCAGTGGTCGTCACGCAATTCCGGAGTGATGCTGAACAGCTATCTGGCCGTCGACGCCCTTATCCAGCAAATACATGATTTGGAGCCTCTCCATCAGGCGCACCATTATCGCATTCATTTGTGGGACAAAAAGAAGGCTGACAAAGCACTGGCATCTGCCGCGCTTTGCGGACCCGCTGCACCGTCAATTGCCCATATGTGGCATATGCCGGGACATATTTATTCGAAACTGAATCGATACCACGATGCGGTCTATCACCAGGAAGCATCTGCCCGGGTGGATCATGCCCACATGATCAAAGACCGGGTCCTTCCTGATCAGATTCATAATTTCGCTCATAATAATGAATGGTGTATTCGTAACCTGATTCACATTGGGCGGGTCCACGATGCCGTAAAACTGGCGATGAACATGATCGAGCTGCCTCGACATCCGGAATACAATCAGATTGATAAATCGGGAAGCTACAAATACGGTCGTGAACGTCTGCTTGATGTCCTGCAAACTTTTCAGCTGTATGATCAACTCATCGAAGTTGCCGATTCAGTGTGGCTTCAGAAAACCGATGATGAAGCTGCGGACGTGTCCGTCCGTCGCGCTCTGGCCTGTGCTTACGCTGTGTGTGGTCGGGTGTCCGACGCCGAAACAATCCGGCAGCAGCTGAATTCAGATCTGACACAGGTCAAAATCGACCAGGAACAGTCAGTGTCGGACGTGGAAACTGAGGTCTGCGGTGAGGAGGAAGACGATGTGGCAGTCTCTGAGGCCGCACAGGACCTGGAAACAGAATATGAAACCCGTGTGACAGCACTTCGGTCTGCGATTGACGAGATCGACGGGCGTCTGGCGGCTCAGCGGGGCGACTACGACGCGGCCGTGCGCCTGCTGGAAAATGCAGAAAATGTTTTACCGGAAGATGTGGTCGATGTGTTGCTGGCGGCAGGCAGAACCGAACAAGCACTCACGAAGATCATTGAGCATGTGGAAAAGAGTTCCGGTGAGGTTCGCCCCCTCGCAGCTCTGTTGAAGACTCACCGGGCAGCCGGTAACAAAGACGAAGTCCGTCAGACATTTGAGTCGCTTCGTGAGATTTCTTCGGTGATCGATCTCGACGTTCCGCTGTTTGCTGAGCTGGCTTCAGTGGCTGCTGAGTTCGGATATCCCGGAGACTGGAGAGTTGCTCGCGAGTTGCCGGCCGATTTGGGAGTTCGACCAAGTCTGGATTCGCTCGGTCCTTTCCGCTGGCAGCCGACCGCCGCTCCGGAATGGACACTGCAGGATGTCGACGGCAAATCGGTTTCATCTGTCGAACTGGGGCAGTCTCCAAAGATTATGATTTTTTATCTGGGATCAGGATGTCTGCATTGTGCGGAACAGCTTCAGAAGTTTCATCCCCATGCTGATGAGTTTCGTGACGCCGGGTTCGATCTGTTGGCCATCAGCACCGATCCGCAGGAATCCTTAAGTACCGCCCGCGAGAGATATGATGATGACTTCGCCTTTTCACTGTTCGCCGATCCCGAGATGGACGTGTTCCGCCAATACCGCTGTTATGACGATTTCGAACAGCAGCCGCTTCACGGAACGTTTGTGATTGATGCCGACGGATTGATTCGGTGGCAGGACATCAGCTTCGAACCCTTCATGGACCCGGAGTTTGTACTACATGAGGCACAAAGGCTCATTCGGCTTTCTGAAAACCAGGTTGGTTCAGGCAAAGAGCCGGCCTGTGCCGTTGACTGA